Proteins encoded in a region of the Vicinamibacterales bacterium genome:
- a CDS encoding outer membrane beta-barrel protein yields the protein MFRQAVKYVCAIAGFLVITGIAAPSAAAAQGVDFAAGYSFLRDNELANSGEVSGNLAKGIFASLGVGVGPWLSLVGEVASNRRTFDELGTEIELKVDFYGAGVRVRGRSGAARPYGQVLFGAARGRLSGFGLSESGSEFAWQPGAGVDAYFSRSVGLRFGVNGRFIQAEDLTAKEFQVIVGLVFGGR from the coding sequence ATGTTCAGACAGGCAGTGAAATACGTGTGCGCGATCGCCGGTTTTCTCGTCATCACCGGCATCGCCGCGCCGTCCGCCGCGGCGGCGCAGGGAGTCGACTTCGCGGCCGGCTACTCGTTTCTGCGCGACAACGAGCTTGCCAACAGCGGCGAAGTGTCGGGCAACCTGGCGAAGGGCATCTTCGCGTCGCTGGGCGTCGGCGTCGGGCCTTGGCTCTCCCTGGTCGGCGAAGTCGCGAGCAACCGGCGGACCTTCGACGAGCTGGGCACCGAAATCGAGTTGAAGGTGGACTTCTACGGCGCCGGCGTGCGGGTCCGCGGCCGCAGCGGCGCGGCGCGGCCGTACGGGCAGGTGCTGTTCGGCGCGGCGCGCGGACGCCTGTCAGGATTCGGCCTGAGCGAGTCGGGCAGCGAGTTCGCCTGGCAGCCCGGCGCCGGCGTCGACGCCTACTTCTCGCGCAGCGTCGGTCTCCGCTTCGGAGTCAACGGCCGCTTCATCCAGGCCGAAGACCTCACCGCGAAAGAATTCCAGGTCATCGTCGGCCTGGTGTTCGGCGGCCGCTGA
- a CDS encoding YncE family protein, with product MTRLLTVLLALALPLPAAAQSSRLVVLNKEDATLVVVDPGSGKLLGRVPTGEGPHEVTVSPDGRTAFVGNYGAQTPGATISIIDLGAMKELRRVELGAFRRPHGMWFADGKVYFTAEANRAIARLDPASGQIDWVQGTGQAGTHMVWVSPDASRIYTCNIGSDSMTIMERGSNPLAWNVTTIAVGRGPEGFDVTPDGRELWVAHSRDGGVSIINLADKKVTGTIDAQTKRSNRLKFTPDGRLALISDLDSGDLVVIDVAARRVSRRVPLGRMVEGILVPPDGARAYVAVTGDHQIAVIDLKTLEVTSRIEPGKGPDGMAWVK from the coding sequence ATGACGCGCCTCCTCACCGTCCTGCTGGCCCTCGCGCTCCCGCTCCCGGCGGCCGCCCAGAGCAGCCGCCTCGTCGTACTCAACAAGGAAGACGCCACGCTGGTCGTCGTGGATCCCGGCAGCGGCAAGCTCCTCGGACGCGTGCCGACCGGAGAAGGACCGCACGAAGTGACGGTGTCGCCCGACGGCCGGACCGCCTTCGTCGGGAACTACGGCGCGCAGACGCCGGGCGCGACGATCTCGATCATCGATCTGGGGGCGATGAAGGAGCTGCGCCGCGTGGAACTCGGAGCCTTCCGGCGGCCGCACGGCATGTGGTTCGCGGATGGCAAGGTGTACTTCACCGCCGAAGCCAACCGCGCCATCGCGCGTCTCGATCCCGCGTCGGGACAGATCGACTGGGTGCAGGGCACCGGACAGGCCGGCACGCACATGGTCTGGGTGAGTCCGGACGCGTCGCGGATCTATACCTGCAACATCGGCTCGGACAGCATGACGATCATGGAGCGCGGCAGCAATCCGCTCGCGTGGAACGTCACGACGATCGCGGTCGGCAGGGGGCCGGAGGGCTTTGACGTGACGCCGGACGGCCGCGAGCTGTGGGTCGCGCACTCGCGCGATGGCGGCGTGTCGATCATCAACCTCGCCGACAAGAAGGTGACCGGAACCATCGATGCGCAGACGAAGCGCTCGAACCGGCTGAAGTTCACGCCGGACGGGAGGCTCGCGTTGATCTCCGATCTCGACAGCGGCGACCTCGTCGTGATCGACGTCGCGGCGCGGAGGGTCAGCCGGCGCGTGCCGCTCGGCCGGATGGTGGAGGGAATCCTGGTTCCGCCGGACGGCGCGCGGGCGTACGTCGCCGTGACCGGAGACCATCAGATTGCCGTCATCGATCTGAAGACACTCGAAGTGACCAGCCGCATCGAGCCGGGCAAAGGACCGGACGGCATGGCGTGGGTGAAGTAG
- a CDS encoding zinc ribbon domain-containing protein, translating to MPMFEYACRGCGRHFEAFVTADRAAACPACHGADLQKLLSSPGMVGTGGRKETEALPACRSQGGHCGCSHNVN from the coding sequence ATGCCCATGTTCGAGTACGCATGCCGCGGCTGCGGGCGGCATTTCGAAGCGTTCGTCACCGCCGACCGGGCGGCCGCGTGTCCCGCCTGTCACGGCGCGGATCTGCAGAAACTGCTGTCGTCGCCGGGAATGGTCGGGACTGGCGGGCGGAAAGAGACGGAAGCTCTGCCCGCCTGCAGGTCCCAGGGCGGCCACTGCGGCTGCTCGCACAACGTGAATTGA
- a CDS encoding sulfurtransferase, producing MATPIEQRGYAHPEALVSTDWVEQHLNDPSIRLVESNEDTLLYSSGHIPGAVHVDWTSDLNDQLRRDYITREGFESLMSRIGATRDTTVVFYGDKNNWWACYAFWVFQLFGHTNARVMDGGRIKWQKESRPLSRDVPSYPRTDYKASERNDPPHRAYRDDVMAHLKKQGQLVDVRSPEEYAGTRMHMPDYPNEGALRGGHIPTAKSVPWAKAINPDDGTFKTADELKKLYCDDNKLSPSKETIAYCRIGERSSHTWFALKYLLGFEHVRNYDGSWTEWGNMVNVPIEK from the coding sequence ATGGCTACGCCAATCGAACAGCGCGGCTACGCGCATCCGGAAGCGCTCGTCTCGACCGACTGGGTCGAGCAGCATCTCAACGATCCGTCGATTCGGCTCGTCGAGTCGAACGAGGACACACTGCTCTACTCGTCGGGCCACATTCCCGGCGCGGTCCACGTCGACTGGACGTCGGATCTCAACGACCAGCTGCGCCGCGATTACATCACCCGTGAAGGCTTCGAATCGCTGATGTCGCGCATCGGCGCGACCAGAGACACGACCGTCGTCTTCTACGGCGACAAGAACAACTGGTGGGCGTGTTACGCGTTCTGGGTGTTCCAGCTGTTCGGCCACACCAATGCCAGGGTGATGGACGGCGGACGCATCAAGTGGCAGAAGGAGAGCCGGCCGCTCTCGCGGGACGTGCCGTCGTATCCGCGCACCGATTACAAGGCGTCCGAGCGCAACGATCCGCCGCACCGCGCGTATCGCGACGACGTGATGGCGCACCTGAAGAAGCAGGGGCAGCTCGTCGACGTGCGCAGTCCGGAGGAATACGCCGGCACGCGCATGCACATGCCCGACTACCCGAACGAAGGGGCGCTGCGGGGCGGGCACATCCCCACCGCGAAGAGCGTGCCGTGGGCCAAGGCGATCAACCCGGACGACGGGACGTTCAAGACCGCCGACGAACTGAAGAAGCTCTACTGCGACGACAACAAGCTGTCGCCGTCGAAGGAGACCATCGCCTACTGCCGGATCGGCGAGCGCAGCAGCCACACCTGGTTCGCGCTGAAGTACCTGCTCGGCTTCGAGCACGTCCGCAACTACGACGGCAGCTGGACCGAGTGGGGCAACATGGTGAACGTGCCCATCGAGAAGTAG
- a CDS encoding SufE family protein codes for MPDKLQQLVETFQMFDPADRTSMLLSYADQFKEVPPSVATRPFARSHQVPQCESDAYVWAQKMPDGTLKLYFAVENPSGISAKALAAILDRTLSGLPAADIATITPDIVEKIFRQNISMGKGMGLMSMVDAVRALAKAAAK; via the coding sequence TTGCCCGACAAACTGCAGCAGCTCGTCGAGACGTTCCAGATGTTCGACCCGGCGGATCGCACGAGCATGCTGCTCTCGTACGCGGATCAGTTCAAGGAAGTGCCGCCGTCGGTTGCCACGCGGCCGTTTGCCAGGTCGCACCAGGTGCCGCAGTGCGAGTCGGATGCGTACGTGTGGGCGCAGAAGATGCCCGACGGGACGTTGAAGCTCTACTTCGCCGTCGAGAACCCGTCGGGGATTTCCGCCAAGGCGCTCGCCGCGATCCTCGACCGGACGCTCTCCGGCCTTCCTGCCGCTGACATCGCCACCATCACCCCCGACATCGTCGAGAAGATTTTCCGGCAGAACATTTCGATGGGAAAGGGGATGGGGCTGATGTCGATGGTGGATGCGGTGCGCGCGCTGGCGAAGGCTGCGGCGAAGTAG
- a CDS encoding alpha-ketoglutarate-dependent dioxygenase AlkB — MLPRVQIGEGLTLFPSRLPSAAQRELWATCRALADGPVPMYVPTVRGGRKMSVGMLCLGRHWNGLTYRYEATRSDFDGLAVPPLPSRFVEIARGAAADAGFEMSPDLCIMNYYDADAKMGVHQDKDERPETIAAGVPIVSISLGDAARFVIGGLSRRDPTSPIVLRSGDVLVMGGPSRLRYHGVTRILPGTAPEGTGPGRFNLTFRQW, encoded by the coding sequence GTGCTGCCACGCGTGCAAATCGGCGAGGGGCTGACGCTCTTTCCGTCGCGCCTCCCCTCTGCCGCACAGCGGGAGCTATGGGCCACGTGCCGCGCGCTGGCCGATGGTCCCGTCCCGATGTACGTGCCGACCGTCCGCGGCGGCAGGAAGATGAGCGTCGGCATGCTGTGCCTCGGCAGGCACTGGAACGGGCTCACCTACCGCTACGAGGCCACGCGGTCCGACTTCGACGGTCTGGCGGTGCCCCCGCTTCCGTCCCGCTTCGTCGAGATCGCGCGCGGCGCGGCTGCGGACGCGGGGTTCGAGATGTCGCCGGACCTCTGCATCATGAACTACTACGACGCGGATGCGAAGATGGGCGTGCACCAGGACAAGGACGAGCGTCCGGAAACGATCGCCGCCGGCGTCCCGATCGTGTCGATCTCGCTGGGTGACGCGGCGCGCTTCGTGATCGGCGGCCTGTCGCGGCGCGATCCGACCAGCCCGATCGTGCTGCGTTCGGGCGACGTGCTGGTGATGGGCGGCCCGTCGCGCCTGCGCTATCACGGGGTCACGCGGATCCTGCCCGGCACGGCGCCCGAAGGCACCGGTCCGGGCCGGTTCAATCTGACGTTTCGCCAGTGGTAG